A stretch of the Lolium perenne isolate Kyuss_39 chromosome 3, Kyuss_2.0, whole genome shotgun sequence genome encodes the following:
- the LOC127345371 gene encoding E3 ubiquitin-protein ligase complex slx8-rfp subunit slx8-like, whose protein sequence is MSSLGFARRIPKRRRTTKTPPQQQVERQLLDLNSFPAFEGAGNGGSISIQEPASHSGTSGTVVAETSQLLVPPAAAESNIGMNSFAIDVEVIDDDVVIYSSRPLPQARHQSARERPVTVIIDDDSETPDGPTGEGLDEHVNTLLSLGMNPRHSCSRAPNSLVINIEDTPETNILPKAVQALPEPVREVPKEPKFSCPVCMNELVEPSSTTCGHIFCQKCIRSAIQANKKCPNCRRKLHMNNFHRVYLPTTDH, encoded by the exons ATGAGCTCCCTTGGTTTCGCAAGGAGGATACCGAAGAGGCGGCGGACTACCAAGACGCCACCGCAGCAGCAAGTGGAGCGACAACTTCTGGACCTGAACTCATTTCCAGCTTTTGAAGGAGCTGGTAATGGGGGTTCAATATCCATCCAGGAGCCTGCCTCACACAGTGGGACCTCTGGTACGGTGGTTGCCGAGACCTCACAGCTCTTGGTGCCACCTGCTGCTGCAGAGTCAAACATTGGCATGAATAGTTTCGCCATCGATGTGGAAGTCATCGATGATGATGTTGTGATTTATTCTTCAAGACCACTTCCTCAA GCTAGGCATCAATCAGCCAGAGAGAGACCTGTCACTGTGATAATAGATGATGATTCTGAAACTCCGGATGGACCAACAG GGGAAGGGCTTGATGAGCATGTGAACACACTATTGTCTCTGGGGATGAACCCTAGGCACAGTTGCTCGAGAGCACCGAACAGCCTTGTAATAAACATAGAAGACACACCTGAAACCAACATCTTG CCCAAGGCTGTGCAGGCTCTCCCTGAACCTGTGAGGGAGGTCCCAAAGGAGCCAAAGTTCAGCTGCCCAGTCTGCATGAATGAGCTGGTTGAACCATCGTCAACCACCTGTGGTCACATCTTCTGCCAGAAGTGCATCAGGTCTGCCATCCAGGCTAATAAGAAGTGCCCCAACTGCCGGAGGAAGCTGCACATGAATAACTTCCACCGGGTGTACCTCCCGACGACAGATCATTAG
- the LOC127345369 gene encoding probable histone acetyltransferase HAC-like 1 yields the protein MNQVSSSAIGGSDVPPPPEQQQMLDAVGLTMGVDTKLAMRRSINRDRISEHIESKKYLANLQGMLPDLATQLEEILFKVHGCKREYYNMVERLFEPELQLAIQLLSVQNPQNQELSRNIQTFPAIGTDFCAPGKHPKVMEAKEVPRELKFSCPVCMNELVDASSTICGHIFCENCIKASIQAQRKCPTCRKKLTLRGFHRLYLPATN from the exons ATGAATCAGGTGAGCTCCAGCGCCATTGGCGGGTCTGATGTGCCGCCACCACCAGAACAGCAACAGATGTTGGATGCGGTAGGCCTCACCATGGGGGTGGATACCAAGTTGGCGATGAGGCGCAGCATTAACCGAGACAGGAT ATCCGAGCATATAGAGAGTAAGAAATACTTGGCTAACTTGCAAGGGATGCTGCCAGACCTTGCGACACAGCTCGAGGAAATATTGTTTAAAGTTCATGGATGCAAg AGGGAGTACTACAATATGGTGGAGCGGCTGTTTGAGCCAGAATTGCAGCTTGCTATCCAGCTCTTGAGTGTCCAGAACCCACAAAATCAAGAACTGTCAAGGAATATCCAAACTTTCCCTGCAATAGGAACAGATTTTTGCGCACCTG GAAAACATCCCAAGGTGATGGAGGCGAAGGAGGTCCCAAGGGAACTAAAGTTCAGCTGCCCAGTCTGCATGAACGAGCTGGTGGATGCATCATCCACCATATGCGGCCACATCTTCTGCGAGAACTGCATCAAGGCCTCTATCCAGGCTCAGAGAAAGTGCCCTACCTGCCGGAAGAAGCTGACCCTGCGCGGTTTCCACCGGCTCTACCTCCCGGCGACAAACTAG